A stretch of DNA from Granulicella pectinivorans:
TGCACAGATCAGAAGGATAGGCACGAGACAGGCTTGCACGAAGAGTCGCATGAAGCGGGCATCCGCCGCGCTCGAGACAACTCCAATCGCGCGATTGCGCGACGGAATGTGCTTGGCGTTGGCGCCTCCCTTGACGAGGACTATGTCGGAGTCATCGGGGATGGCACGTTCGTCCCATCGCGTGCCGCGTATCTGAAGTTGTTCAAAGAGGGCTTCGACCGGCCGAAGCAAAGCATGACTTATGTGCGCACGCCTGAGGTCGTCAAGGTAGCCGACGATCAGACGCTGGCCGCAGAGCATGGCAGTTGGGTGGCGACGCTTCCCTCCGGTTCCGTCGCGTATACCGGGAGCTATGCTGCGATGTGGCGGCGAACAGCGGATGGCTGGAAACTTCGATCAGAGATCTTCGTTACGCTGCATGGGTGAGTGGGTTGGCTTGAGCCGGGCGTGTTGTGGTGCTGAGGGCAAGTGCGTATGCGGGGATCGATTCCGAGCCGATCGTCAATATCAGTCTGATGCTTCTGGCGGTTCAGCTCTTGCATTCGAAGCCCTGGCCAACCAAGTGACGATGGAGCCGACTATGGCTCCTGCTACAAAGCCGTAAAATCCCCACCTCGGAGCGTAGTCAAACTCCATCCACATAGGTCGCACATGCCCGAGTACTAATGTGCCGCATCCCATGAATCCGCCGCATAAGACTGCGCCGACCATTGCGAAAAGCAGGGCATGTATCCAATGACGCATCTGGTTTCTATCGACGAAGCTAACACCGATGTTGCCTTGTTGTCTCGACGACCGGGGACGATTGGTAATGACAAATCGGCTTGCTGTCAGCGATCCAAAACTGACGAGAACGGCGTTTATCGGGAGTAATGGTCCAAACGGGCACAGGGTGCGTTCAATAAGCGCATCGGCCTGTTGTCAACAGTCGAGATTCGAATCGCTCTAGCCGTTAGCGAACAAAAGGTGACTCGGTGTTACTTGGTGTCGATGGTGGACCTCAGCCCATCATCCGGTTTCTATACCGTGCCTGTTGCCACGTATAAGATGGGGCGATGAAGTCAGACGTATTCAAGCCCCACTTCGGACGTCACCGACTCGCTACGTTTACCGGAAGCCTCATTCTATGCGTTGTTTGTCACTCAGCCTCAGCCAGCTCCAGAATCGAGCTCGGGACCGCCGCGACGAAGACAGAGCAGGCAAACACTTCTGTTTCTTCTGTAACTCTAGACTCCCAACAGGCAACTGCTGATTTCGATCTCCTTCGCGGATCACTTCAGGAGGCCCATCCCGGGCTGTACCGATATACCTCAAGAGCTGTGATAGACCGGATGTTTGCTCGAGAGCGCAAGAAGCTGAACCATACCGTCACGCGAATCGAGTTTGTCAGAATCGTGGCTGAAACTTTGGCCAGCATTCGATGTGGACACACTCTTTACGAACAAGATGCACTAACGCGCGCGGCAATGACGAGTGCGCGTAAGTTTCCGCTAAGTGTGCAAATGGAAGGCGCGCGATTGATTGTTGTGCTGAATCAGTCCGACGACACTACGATTCATCCAGGTGCGGAAATTCTTGCAGTCGACGGCCAACCGACAAGCAAAATCATCGCGATGATGTGGACGGTGCTCGCGGGAGATGGGGATATTCAAACAGGACGAGCGCGGCAGATTCGCCACTTCGATCAGCTCTACTGGCTCTTATTCGGGCAGACAGAGCACTTTACTGTCAAAGTTCGTGAAGCATCTGGCTCTGTACACGTCGTCGAGCTGAAGGGCGTCACCGATGCTGAGCGCGAGAAGTCTAATAATCCTTTGAACGCACCGGTGATGACGGGTTTTCAAAAGATTTCCTGGACCCGCGATAATGTCGCCGTCCGATTTTTTCGCGATGGAGAGGTAGCAGAGTTACATATTGGCTATTTCCTGGGTGATGACTTCCCGAAAAAGCTAGGTGATGTTTTCAAGGCGTTGCACGAGAGGAAGACAAAGGCGCTCATCATCGATCTGCGTGGTAATGGCGGAGGACACGACCAGTACGGTGCACTTCTGGTTTCGGAATTGAGAGATGCGCCCTTTGCTTACTTCGACCACATCGACGTAAAAACACTTGATCCAAGTTTCCTTGCTGACACGAATTTGACCCAGGGCGCCCTTGACAAGCTGCGTGCCGGAACGGTGGCCGAGACCTCCGGTGGCTTTCGGATTACTCCCGCCTATCATTCGGGTGTCGGTATGCAAGCACCGGAAAAGAACTCTTTTGAAGGGCCTGTTTATGTCCTCATCGACGGAAATACATTTTCGACGGCTGCGGATGTTTGCGCTATCTTGCGACATCTGAAACGAGCGGTCTTCATCGGCGAAGAGACCGGAGGCGCGTACTTCGGCAATAATTCCGGGTTGGAAGCTACCTTGAAACTGCCCAATTCAGGAGTCAAGGTGACGGTACCCTTTTATGGCTACTGGAACGCGGTGACTGAGCAAGAGAATGCGCGCCGCGGCATACAACCTGCTTACATAAAACCAACGACCGTGCAAAGTCTGATTGATGGCAGAGATGATGCTTTGTCGAGTGCCCTTAATCTCATTCATTTCTGATCTTCATTCAATATGCCAAAACGGGCTGTTCATCACCCCTCTCCGTTCTCGATTCGTTCATCATCGCCGAGTCACTCATCCACTGCGGTCAGGCCCGATATGCCGGCTTGTCGAACGTCTTGAATAGGAGCGACAGGGTCGGCCTTGGGATGATGGCGGGATGCCAGCAATGGCAAACGCAAAAGAAGAAGCAGATCCCCTTCGGGGATGACAACCAGAAGGGCAACCGCAACAACCAAAAGGGCAACTGCAACGGCCAAAAGGGCAACAGCAACAGCCAAACGGCCAACAGCGACGCTGAGTGGGATTTATGCGGTGGCTTCGAGGGGCATGGGGTGGGGGATGGGCGTGGGGGGCTTCTTGTCGCGGAAGCAGCCTTGTACGACGGCCCGGAAGAGGGTGAGGGCTGGGGATTGGTTCGTCTTGAGGGAGACCAGCCCCAGACGGACGATGGGGAGATGTTCTTCGATGGGCAGGGCGACGACGTCGGGGCGGGTTTGGGCCATCGACGGGGTGCCGAGGAGGAGGCCCGCGCCGGCGGCGAGGTAGGCGAACTTGGCGGCGTGGGAGTGCGGGGCCTCGACGATGCGTGGAACGATTCCATGGGGCGCGAGGATGCGGTGGAGGAAGGGCTGTCCGACGGCGCAGTCTTCGAGGCGGGAGGCGAGGAGGTTGTGGTGGCGGAGCTCGTGGACCGAGACGGTGTCGAGGCTGGCGAGGGGGGACTGGCGCGGCACGAGGAGGACGATGGGCTCGTCGCGGAGGAGGTCGAAGCGGACGCCGGGGATGCAGGGGTCGCTGACCATGAAGATGGCGTCGATGCGTTCTTCCTGGAGGGCTGCGTGCTGTTGTTCGCGGTTGAGCTCGGAGAGCTGGAGGTCGAAGTCGGAGTGGTTGAGGGCGAGCTCGCGGAGGATGCGGGGGAGTGCCTCCTGGCCGAGTTCGGTGCAGCTTAGGCGGAGGTGGTGGCGTCGTTCGAGGTCGGCGAGGCGGCGCTGCGCGCTGGTGACGGTGTCGACGATGGTTTGCGCGTAGTGGCGGAAGGCGAGGCCCGCGGGGGTGAGGGAGACCTCCTGGCGGGAGCGCTCGAAGAGCTTGACGTTGAAGGATTCTTCGAGGGACTTGATCTGGAAGGTGATGGTGGGCTGGCTCATGTAGAGAGCGCGCGCGGTGCGGCCGTAGTGGAGAAGGTCGGCGAGGGTGAGGAAGCACTGCAACTGCCTGATCCTGAAGTCCATTTGGAGTTCCTCGGTGTCGCGAAGACGGCCAGGAGACGCGGGGGAGCGTGGCCGGGGTGCGGTATCAGAAACGTGAAAACGGGCGTACGGACAGAACGTGAAAGTCTGGAAAAAAGTGTTGGGTGTTGGGCCAAGTTTCCACCCTGATTCTGGGGATGTCAACGATTACTGCAGGGTTTTGATCGATTTTTTCTATCACGGACGAAAATCTTTCGATTAGACAGGGTATTGGGCTGCCCCTAAGCTTTGAATCATTCACATTCCATCTCAGTCCGCGATGAACGCTTTGCACGCCTTCACGGTCGTCCCGAACGGCACCAGGAAACCTCGCCGGCACGTTTTGGGAACGACTCTCCTTCGATTCCGGACTCTTTTCGAGGCCCGATGTTGCGGGGCTCTCCGGATCGACTGACACGTACTTCCCCAGGGACTTTCGCCGGTCGTTCGCGCGGTCGATCCACCTTTCAGTGTGCGCTCTTTCCCCCCTCGTCTCTCTGACATCTTTGCGGCAACTTTTCCACTATAAAAAGAGGTTTTCATTCATGAAGAAGGCGTTTCGCAGTCTCCTCCTCCTCGTTGGGTTTGTGGTTGTTTCCTCCAGCCTTTTGGCACAGCAGACGGGTCTGAGCGG
This window harbors:
- a CDS encoding YybH family protein — its product is MHEESHEAGIRRARDNSNRAIARRNVLGVGASLDEDYVGVIGDGTFVPSRAAYLKLFKEGFDRPKQSMTYVRTPEVVKVADDQTLAAEHGSWVATLPSGSVAYTGSYAAMWRRTADGWKLRSEIFVTLHG
- a CDS encoding S41 family peptidase, giving the protein MKSDVFKPHFGRHRLATFTGSLILCVVCHSASASSRIELGTAATKTEQANTSVSSVTLDSQQATADFDLLRGSLQEAHPGLYRYTSRAVIDRMFARERKKLNHTVTRIEFVRIVAETLASIRCGHTLYEQDALTRAAMTSARKFPLSVQMEGARLIVVLNQSDDTTIHPGAEILAVDGQPTSKIIAMMWTVLAGDGDIQTGRARQIRHFDQLYWLLFGQTEHFTVKVREASGSVHVVELKGVTDAEREKSNNPLNAPVMTGFQKISWTRDNVAVRFFRDGEVAELHIGYFLGDDFPKKLGDVFKALHERKTKALIIDLRGNGGGHDQYGALLVSELRDAPFAYFDHIDVKTLDPSFLADTNLTQGALDKLRAGTVAETSGGFRITPAYHSGVGMQAPEKNSFEGPVYVLIDGNTFSTAADVCAILRHLKRAVFIGEETGGAYFGNNSGLEATLKLPNSGVKVTVPFYGYWNAVTEQENARRGIQPAYIKPTTVQSLIDGRDDALSSALNLIHF
- a CDS encoding LysR substrate-binding domain-containing protein — encoded protein: MDFRIRQLQCFLTLADLLHYGRTARALYMSQPTITFQIKSLEESFNVKLFERSRQEVSLTPAGLAFRHYAQTIVDTVTSAQRRLADLERRHHLRLSCTELGQEALPRILRELALNHSDFDLQLSELNREQQHAALQEERIDAIFMVSDPCIPGVRFDLLRDEPIVLLVPRQSPLASLDTVSVHELRHHNLLASRLEDCAVGQPFLHRILAPHGIVPRIVEAPHSHAAKFAYLAAGAGLLLGTPSMAQTRPDVVALPIEEHLPIVRLGLVSLKTNQSPALTLFRAVVQGCFRDKKPPTPIPHPMPLEATA